A window of Bacillus solimangrovi contains these coding sequences:
- a CDS encoding DUF3885 domain-containing protein yields MNSKEKYIEYMDNQFPSILKFPFRIQKNLPWLRFELGIPGEWRVNQDKYIDTALQKAITLFETTHSKEDEILLLVVDYVAFNKKNQYKKTKVFERYLKDKTLVNRLHMITNVSNDHDLREEWKSYSYIVQCKVSQLKIQNLLRAISHNDFVKQPYVSQSCYIINTSTNTIFHMYDDRGLDLFANDIEEIRPVYDQYSEWILDYDRKEIDEYFGKGLIDIEETNLEKNSREQRDEKLLEDLETKNNIEPEFPHKPVHMFEVNKESVSIVKTHLTSMGYDVLVNKVNEKSKQLITCRKPCQLYQYQVSIQTHLMALVAKKYDITYIGWDI; encoded by the coding sequence ATGAACTCAAAAGAAAAATACATAGAATATATGGATAATCAATTTCCAAGTATACTGAAGTTCCCTTTCAGAATTCAAAAAAACCTCCCCTGGTTGCGATTTGAGTTAGGAATACCTGGCGAATGGAGAGTAAATCAGGATAAATACATTGATACAGCTTTACAGAAAGCAATTACATTGTTTGAAACAACTCATTCGAAAGAAGATGAAATTCTGTTATTAGTTGTTGATTATGTTGCTTTCAATAAAAAGAATCAATATAAGAAGACTAAGGTATTTGAACGCTATTTAAAAGATAAAACTCTTGTTAATAGGCTTCATATGATTACAAATGTATCGAACGATCATGATTTAAGAGAAGAATGGAAATCATATTCTTATATAGTTCAATGCAAAGTTTCTCAATTAAAAATTCAAAATTTACTAAGAGCTATTTCTCATAATGATTTTGTAAAGCAGCCCTATGTATCTCAGAGTTGTTACATTATAAATACCAGTACGAACACAATCTTTCATATGTATGACGATAGAGGGTTGGACTTGTTTGCTAACGACATCGAAGAAATACGACCTGTTTATGACCAGTATAGTGAATGGATACTAGACTATGATAGAAAAGAAATTGATGAATATTTTGGAAAAGGATTAATTGATATTGAAGAAACAAATTTAGAAAAAAATTCAAGAGAACAGAGAGATGAAAAGCTGTTAGAGGATTTGGAAACCAAAAATAATATTGAACCGGAGTTTCCACATAAACCAGTACATATGTTTGAGGTAAATAAAGAATCAGTTAGTATCGTTAAAACTCATTTAACGTCAATGGGGTATGACGTATTAGTTAATAAAGTAAATGAAAAATCAAAACAATTGATTACTTGTAGGAAACCTTGTCAATTATACCAATATCAAGTATCCATTCAAACTCATCTCATGGCATTGGTTGCAAAGAAGTATGACATAACTTATATTGGTTGGGATATTTAG
- a CDS encoding excalibur calcium-binding domain-containing protein, with translation MGEETQQPFGEDRNCSDFETRTEAQAFFEAAGGLEGKDPHGLDRDGDKIVCDKLN, from the coding sequence ATCGGTGAGGAAACCCAACAGCCATTTGGCGAAGACCGAAATTGTAGTGATTTTGAAACACGTACAGAAGCACAAGCGTTCTTTGAAGCTGCAGGTGGATTAGAAGGAAAGGATCCGCATGGTTTAGATCGTGACGGAGATAAGATAGTTTGCGATAAACTTAACTAA
- a CDS encoding DUF4942 domain-containing protein codes for MLRSFNNDNRPIIKLGLEYEDEEGSSLENDYIKQIRSKYWRTLFSDDQFMGLFTSNLKRKYLQHVEELKDYDFSFYNIYTLRIQLNKEMIQGVEDTILNLFEEFSHKHYYYETSKNIYLYNGWKTNKAHKINKKVIIPLSGYNDFWGKYSPTDYKVLDKLKDIEKVFNYLDDGKSEEIVINQTLKMAEHYQETRKIELKYFYVTFYKKGTCHIEFKNSDLLHKFNLFGSQRKGWLPPSYGKTTYKDMTAEEKQVIDQF; via the coding sequence ATGCTAAGAAGCTTTAATAATGACAACAGACCTATAATAAAGCTAGGTTTAGAATATGAGGATGAAGAGGGTAGTAGCTTAGAAAATGACTACATTAAACAAATTAGATCTAAGTACTGGCGCACTCTATTTAGCGATGATCAATTTATGGGACTATTTACAAGTAATTTAAAACGAAAGTATTTACAACATGTTGAAGAATTAAAGGACTATGATTTTTCTTTTTATAATATCTACACACTAAGAATCCAGCTAAATAAGGAAATGATCCAAGGGGTGGAAGATACGATATTAAATCTGTTTGAAGAATTTAGCCACAAACATTATTACTACGAAACATCAAAGAATATCTATTTATACAATGGATGGAAAACGAATAAAGCCCATAAAATCAACAAGAAGGTTATCATTCCTTTAAGTGGCTATAATGATTTTTGGGGAAAGTATAGTCCAACAGACTATAAAGTGCTAGATAAGCTAAAAGATATTGAAAAAGTGTTCAATTACTTAGACGATGGCAAATCCGAAGAAATTGTCATTAATCAAACTTTAAAAATGGCTGAACACTATCAGGAAACTAGAAAAATAGAATTGAAGTATTTTTATGTGACATTTTATAAAAAGGGAACATGCCATATAGAATTCAAGAATTCCGATCTATTGCACAAATTTAATTTGTTTGGATCACAAAGAAAAGGATGGCTGCCTCCTTCATACGGGAAAACAACCTACAAAGATATGACAGCAGAAGAAAAACAGGTCATTGATCAGTTTTAG
- a CDS encoding MerR family transcriptional regulator, with product MSDNIRRHMPLFPISIVKQLTELSARQIRYYEEHNLIKPARTEGNRRLFSFNDVDTLLEIKELIDQGVNLAGIKQIFEVKLQNEQPVLTKQADAETTKDLTDTELRRLLKNELMQAGRFNRTALRQGEMSRFFH from the coding sequence ATGAGTGACAACATCCGTCGTCATATGCCACTATTTCCGATTTCAATAGTGAAACAATTGACAGAATTATCTGCGAGACAAATTCGTTACTATGAGGAGCATAACTTGATTAAACCAGCACGAACAGAAGGTAATCGACGCTTATTCTCATTTAACGATGTGGATACATTGTTAGAAATAAAAGAATTGATTGACCAAGGTGTAAATTTAGCAGGAATTAAGCAAATTTTTGAAGTGAAATTACAGAATGAGCAACCAGTACTTACAAAGCAAGCTGACGCAGAAACGACGAAAGATTTAACAGATACAGAACTACGTCGCTTGTTGAAGAATGAATTGATGCAAGCTGGTCGTTTCAATCGTACAGCCCTCCGTCAAGGGGAAATGTCAAGATTTTTCCATTGA
- a CDS encoding DUF4260 domain-containing protein: protein MTKFLLHIEGLFVLLISVYFYGQIDGSWWIFFLCLLIPDISMLGYMINNAIGSTIYNIVHSYVIPLTLIIFSVNLQQDLMLTLSLIWIAHIGMDRTVGYGLKYPSNPKNTHLQKA, encoded by the coding sequence ATGACTAAATTTTTATTGCATATAGAAGGATTGTTCGTATTACTTATATCGGTGTATTTTTATGGCCAAATTGACGGAAGTTGGTGGATATTCTTCCTTTGTTTACTTATTCCAGATATCTCTATGTTGGGTTACATGATTAACAATGCAATAGGTTCAACTATTTATAATATTGTGCATTCTTACGTTATTCCATTAACACTCATTATTTTTAGTGTTAATTTACAGCAAGACTTAATGTTGACATTAAGTCTTATTTGGATCGCACACATCGGAATGGATAGGACGGTAGGCTATGGTCTAAAGTATCCTAGCAACCCTAAAAATACGCACTTGCAAAAAGCCTAA
- a CDS encoding RDD family protein encodes MKQRPADYFFRFFAATIDTVFILSIITLPLWLVFSKSDSFYILNFILTNLYLIALPVIWNGFLIGKRLTGMRIVKLNGEKVSVKTMIVRQLGGGFIYLISFGILSFVSCFMVIMRQDRRAIHDFLAGTIVIEDKN; translated from the coding sequence TTGAAACAAAGACCAGCAGATTATTTTTTTAGATTTTTTGCAGCTACTATAGATACCGTCTTTATATTATCTATTATTACACTACCTTTGTGGCTGGTTTTTAGTAAGTCAGATTCATTTTATATTTTAAATTTTATTCTAACAAATCTATATTTGATAGCACTTCCTGTAATTTGGAATGGATTCTTAATTGGAAAAAGACTTACCGGTATGAGAATAGTTAAATTGAATGGTGAGAAGGTTTCAGTGAAAACTATGATTGTAAGACAGTTAGGTGGAGGTTTTATATATTTAATATCATTTGGCATCCTGTCTTTTGTAAGCTGTTTCATGGTAATTATGAGACAAGATCGTCGTGCGATCCATGATTTTTTAGCTGGAACAATTGTTATTGAAGACAAAAACTAG
- a CDS encoding site-specific integrase, whose translation MFLRVARQDNYNYYIYFKVLIETGMRKGEVAALQWKNVDFKKGIISIEKTLDFQAKDGEELFGLTKTYDSKRKIKIGDSLLKELKTI comes from the coding sequence ATTTTCTTAAGAGTAGCTAGACAGGATAATTATAATTATTATATATATTTCAAAGTTCTTATAGAAACAGGAATGAGAAAAGGTGAAGTAGCTGCACTCCAATGGAAGAACGTTGATTTTAAAAAAGGGATCATTTCAATTGAAAAGACTTTAGACTTTCAAGCAAAAGATGGTGAAGAATTATTTGGACTGACAAAGACTTACGATTCAAAAAGAAAAATTAAAATTGGGGATTCATTACTAAAAGAATTAAAAACCATTTGA
- a CDS encoding S-layer homology domain-containing protein → MRELPLGKKHHGGQFYEKSLIIGATLLTLSLGQTVQAADISESTPLVAAATKKANIQLSDSNGHWAQSDIEFMVEQGVIGGFPDGTFRPNDTITRAQFSKILARLMEVDSNTKSFSDVKGHWAEGKINGLVKEGVIETSEYPNGFEPNKDITRLEISKMVARGLAEESLLWKAVLEGFGTLEAIKLPFSDQDEMSIADMPYIALANSSGIVGGYQDGTFKINRSATRAEATVMLKRYLDAKNKKPVLSELLEKFKGEPNLHQFSKAELENYIDKEADLERLRKHPIVSDYDANLAESYAFLLSQSSFEYLNENYFKSVTGFIEIYENRDYRTIGQEYINELRYYFKTRFTYKGKQYDYDELVDLFDLFVKETKNEKRISESQFVSDPSLLHQSKTGVRNYYKVRGTQYIRYTSGSNLPKGVELNKWYKRDIDVVLVNGSFDDNITWEFATNGFKEIKQITSYEEVK, encoded by the coding sequence ATGAGAGAATTGCCACTAGGTAAAAAACACCATGGAGGGCAATTTTATGAAAAAAGTTTAATAATCGGAGCTACATTATTAACTCTAAGCCTTGGACAAACTGTTCAAGCAGCGGATATTTCAGAATCTACACCATTAGTAGCGGCTGCAACGAAAAAAGCAAATATTCAATTGAGTGATAGTAATGGACACTGGGCGCAAAGTGACATTGAGTTTATGGTTGAACAAGGTGTAATCGGAGGGTTTCCAGATGGTACGTTCAGACCAAACGATACAATCACTAGAGCTCAATTTAGTAAAATTCTTGCAAGATTAATGGAAGTAGATAGCAACACGAAGTCATTTAGTGATGTAAAAGGACACTGGGCTGAAGGTAAAATTAACGGTTTAGTTAAAGAGGGTGTCATTGAAACTAGTGAATATCCAAATGGTTTTGAGCCAAATAAGGATATTACACGTCTTGAGATCAGTAAAATGGTTGCCAGAGGGCTTGCTGAAGAAAGTTTACTTTGGAAAGCTGTTCTAGAAGGTTTCGGAACACTTGAAGCTATTAAACTACCATTTAGTGATCAAGATGAAATGAGTATAGCAGATATGCCTTACATCGCATTAGCAAATAGTTCAGGCATCGTAGGTGGCTATCAAGATGGGACATTCAAGATAAACCGTTCAGCAACTAGAGCAGAAGCAACAGTAATGTTGAAGCGTTACTTAGATGCGAAGAACAAAAAGCCTGTTTTAAGTGAGTTATTGGAGAAATTTAAAGGTGAACCAAATCTTCATCAGTTCTCTAAAGCAGAGTTAGAGAATTACATTGATAAGGAAGCGGATTTAGAGCGTTTGCGAAAACATCCGATTGTAAGTGATTATGATGCCAATTTAGCAGAATCTTATGCATTTTTGTTGAGCCAGTCGAGTTTTGAATACTTAAATGAAAATTACTTTAAAAGTGTTACCGGTTTTATAGAGATATATGAAAATCGTGATTATCGAACAATTGGACAGGAGTACATCAATGAGCTTCGTTATTATTTCAAAACTAGATTTACTTATAAAGGTAAACAATACGATTATGATGAGTTGGTAGATTTATTTGATTTATTTGTTAAAGAAACAAAAAATGAAAAGAGGATTTCAGAAAGCCAATTTGTATCAGATCCTTCATTACTTCATCAAAGCAAAACAGGAGTAAGGAATTACTATAAAGTTAGAGGGACACAATACATTCGTTACACATCAGGAAGTAATTTGCCAAAAGGTGTGGAATTAAACAAATGGTATAAAAGAGATATTGATGTTGTATTGGTAAATGGTTCGTTTGATGATAATATCACTTGGGAATTTGCTACAAATGGATTTAAAGAGATTAAACAAATTACCTCCTATGAAGAAGTAAAGTGA
- a CDS encoding S-layer homology domain-containing protein encodes MKYIKSLSLLFTVMFILLFTFHISPTHAAFSDVEGHWAESDIKQLVNEGLLFGGYEDGSFNPNGQITRAEFVTVLSRILELEGANNPFQDKESAKWANDMIGGAVKTGVIDTSDFGNKFEPNKPITRQEMSKMIALALGKENEQFSFSLDVLNERVLLPFTDYNEIDKKDIPYIALANGTGIISGYPDDSFGLEKQAIRAEATVMFHRFMHVMNTEINDHYALKQYVEIAQNGHNLNNFAEGRTFKSLDDIQTTFDTGAFTTTIKSMIVYDLDNPNDPYRKMFNEYETEDIHGDMREKLKKKDRLPVAIQFDVKQAVKYKDWETDVGVRFGNFIGNPTDELARKFGYKTLTRDFIDKSDPEDRGLLHVEQIDNIYLIFGFYPKQSNNVSNDRIFYLSKEANSDGSVDYLQYSWLKENMSY; translated from the coding sequence ATGAAATATATTAAAAGCTTATCTCTATTATTCACCGTTATGTTTATACTTCTGTTTACTTTTCACATTAGTCCAACTCATGCAGCTTTTTCAGATGTTGAAGGGCATTGGGCTGAAAGTGATATAAAACAATTGGTTAATGAAGGGTTGTTGTTTGGTGGTTACGAAGATGGATCTTTTAATCCAAATGGACAGATAACAAGAGCCGAATTTGTCACAGTTCTTTCACGTATACTTGAGTTGGAAGGAGCAAACAATCCATTTCAGGACAAGGAATCCGCAAAATGGGCAAATGACATGATCGGTGGTGCTGTTAAAACTGGGGTGATTGATACAAGTGACTTTGGAAACAAATTCGAGCCTAACAAACCGATTACAAGACAAGAGATGTCGAAGATGATTGCTCTAGCTTTAGGAAAAGAAAATGAGCAGTTTTCATTTAGCTTGGATGTATTGAATGAACGTGTACTATTACCATTTACAGATTATAACGAAATTGATAAAAAGGATATCCCATATATCGCTTTAGCTAATGGAACGGGGATTATAAGTGGTTATCCTGATGATTCGTTCGGTTTAGAAAAACAAGCAATAAGAGCTGAAGCTACGGTTATGTTTCATCGTTTTATGCATGTCATGAACACTGAAATAAACGATCATTACGCATTAAAACAATATGTTGAGATTGCACAAAATGGTCATAATCTTAATAACTTTGCAGAGGGACGAACGTTTAAGTCGCTGGATGACATTCAAACAACGTTTGATACAGGGGCGTTTACAACAACTATTAAAAGCATGATTGTTTATGACTTAGATAATCCAAATGACCCTTATCGTAAGATGTTTAATGAATACGAGACGGAAGATATTCACGGGGATATGAGAGAAAAGTTAAAAAAGAAAGATCGTTTGCCAGTAGCCATACAATTTGATGTTAAACAAGCAGTTAAATATAAAGATTGGGAAACGGACGTTGGTGTGCGTTTTGGAAATTTTATAGGAAATCCAACAGATGAATTAGCACGAAAGTTTGGATACAAAACACTTACGCGTGATTTTATTGATAAGTCTGATCCAGAAGACAGAGGATTATTACATGTTGAACAAATTGATAATATCTATCTGATCTTCGGGTTTTATCCAAAACAATCTAACAATGTCTCTAATGATAGAATTTTCTACTTAAGTAAAGAAGCAAATTCGGATGGTTCAGTAGATTATCTTCAATACTCTTGGTTAAAAGAAAATATGTCTTATTAA
- a CDS encoding right-handed parallel beta-helix repeat-containing protein has product MKTSKDKFIGTATLLTFVGVLLIGVVSVIILSGIIFLNEKFIIVPDDEPTIQNAVTAADPGDIILVKSKGVPYEENIVINKEKIKLIGIRKEKPVIDGTNDPGVGIRITNTSSVLVKNFIVQNFNEEGVLLDNSNYNMIKSISVIGNGDDGIDLDDSNNNMIISNTVMGNVNDGIDLDDSNSNMIIGNVVHDNSGTINSDGIDLDDSDNNMITGNTFNDNGGDGIDLEDSSTSNVIISNATNDNEERGIHLFSSNSNIIKGNKSNGNGRDGILLRVNSNSNMVKGNSLINNTDDGIILDASSNDNDVFFNRAFGNGDEVLTFDIKNLNITPPLNTFKGNKCNTSDPIGICN; this is encoded by the coding sequence TTGAAAACGTCCAAAGACAAATTTATAGGAACGGCTACACTTCTTACGTTTGTCGGGGTGCTTTTAATAGGTGTTGTAAGTGTCATTATCTTGTCTGGAATTATATTCTTAAACGAAAAATTCATCATAGTGCCTGATGATGAACCCACAATTCAAAATGCAGTCACTGCGGCTGATCCTGGAGATATTATATTAGTCAAATCCAAAGGCGTGCCGTACGAGGAAAACATCGTCATTAATAAAGAAAAGATCAAGTTGATTGGGATAAGGAAAGAGAAACCTGTAATAGATGGAACAAATGATCCAGGTGTTGGTATAAGGATTACAAACACTTCTAGTGTTCTGGTGAAAAATTTTATTGTGCAAAACTTTAATGAAGAGGGGGTATTATTAGACAATTCAAATTACAATATGATTAAAAGTATTTCCGTTATTGGAAATGGTGATGATGGTATTGACCTAGATGATTCAAATAATAATATGATTATAAGTAATACCGTTATGGGGAATGTGAATGATGGCATAGACTTAGATGATTCAAATAGCAACATGATTATAGGGAATGTCGTTCATGACAATAGTGGGACTATTAATAGTGATGGTATTGATTTAGACGATTCAGATAACAACATGATTACAGGGAACACCTTTAATGATAATGGTGGTGATGGTATTGACTTAGAAGATAGTTCAACTAGTAATGTGATTATAAGCAATGCCACTAATGATAATGAGGAACGAGGCATTCACTTATTCTCTTCAAATAGCAATATAATAAAAGGCAATAAATCTAATGGTAATGGTCGTGACGGTATTTTATTAAGAGTCAATTCAAATAGCAACATGGTTAAAGGCAATAGCCTTATCAATAATACTGATGACGGAATTATCTTAGATGCTAGCTCTAACGACAACGATGTGTTCTTTAATCGTGCGTTCGGTAATGGAGATGAGGTTCTTACTTTCGATATTAAAAATCTAAACATCACACCTCCTCTAAATACTTTCAAAGGGAACAAATGTAATACGAGTGACCCTATAGGTATATGTAATTGA
- a CDS encoding cohesin domain-containing protein: protein MNNKSYYITDNNELLKLACTYDEDVNINKLQIMVNGSAASLPEKVTIEYFENQTYKVHSVQSIVLAKDKFLTLNIDGLSSNKFRIKFESQYDHPNYPLRINNLRLSTDFSMHNFKTRILTGGFEYDDTENEWSKYLINSDLNGTITPGNHEYWNINGVGSWTSTSPTVAPSQKVIQGGNNTVTDWTYQETTNTAGFRPVLFIDNDHDNTEGSGEVVLDIVPEKETINLNETVTADLVIENISEIAAEDIKLAYDNEKLEFVGFEEVDGMKLVKSIEETENEKLRVIIASKGEANIVNEREVLLKLKFKGIQTGEALVDRMMCRVTDGIAMERNLADEECDKGTITIERLMDVNHSGEFTLLDLGIGARNLFKDPSEPALAIYNTDIVADGEINEDDLLEIGKFMLENPNYETNN from the coding sequence ATGAATAATAAATCATATTACATTACTGACAACAATGAATTATTAAAATTAGCTTGTACATACGATGAAGATGTAAATATTAATAAGCTACAAATTATGGTGAACGGATCTGCTGCTTCTCTCCCAGAAAAAGTAACTATCGAATACTTTGAAAATCAAACATACAAAGTTCACTCAGTTCAGTCAATTGTATTAGCTAAAGACAAGTTTCTAACTTTGAATATTGATGGTTTATCTTCGAATAAATTTCGAATAAAATTTGAATCTCAATATGATCACCCAAATTATCCTTTAAGAATAAATAACTTAAGATTGTCAACTGATTTTAGTATGCATAATTTTAAAACTCGTATATTAACAGGTGGATTTGAATATGATGACACGGAAAACGAATGGAGTAAATACCTTATCAACAGTGATTTAAACGGAACTATTACACCAGGGAATCATGAATATTGGAATATAAATGGTGTAGGAAGCTGGACTTCAACATCACCAACAGTAGCACCAAGTCAAAAAGTGATTCAAGGTGGAAACAATACAGTAACTGACTGGACATACCAAGAGACAACAAATACGGCAGGTTTCCGTCCTGTTTTATTTATTGATAATGACCATGACAATACAGAAGGTAGCGGTGAAGTGGTATTAGACATCGTACCTGAAAAAGAAACAATTAATCTTAATGAAACAGTAACTGCAGATTTAGTCATTGAAAATATCAGTGAAATTGCTGCTGAAGACATTAAGCTAGCTTATGATAATGAAAAGCTAGAATTTGTTGGCTTTGAAGAAGTAGATGGAATGAAATTAGTAAAATCAATTGAAGAAACAGAGAATGAAAAGTTACGAGTTATCATTGCAAGTAAAGGTGAAGCAAACATTGTAAATGAACGAGAAGTATTGTTGAAACTGAAATTCAAGGGTATTCAGACAGGCGAAGCTCTTGTTGACCGTATGATGTGCCGAGTTACAGATGGTATTGCAATGGAAAGAAATTTAGCTGATGAAGAGTGTGATAAAGGAACAATAACAATAGAAAGGTTAATGGACGTTAACCACTCTGGAGAATTTACTTTACTTGATTTAGGTATTGGTGCAAGGAATTTATTTAAAGACCCATCAGAGCCAGCGCTTGCAATCTATAACACTGATATAGTTGCAGATGGGGAGATTAATGAAGATGACCTATTAGAAATAGGGAAATTCATGTTAGAGAATCCAAATTACGAAACGAATAATTAA
- the glnA gene encoding type I glutamate--ammonia ligase, protein MAKYTKEDILRLADEENVRFIRLQFTDMLGTIKNVEIPKGQLEKALANEMMFDGSSIEGFVRIEESDMKLHPDLDTWVVFPWTAEKGKVARLICDVYTPEGKPFAGDPRGILKKVLKEAEEMGFTSFNIGPEPEFFLFKNDEKGEPTLELNDKGGYFDLAPTDLGENCRRDIVLELEDMGFEIEASHHEVAPGQHEIDFKYANAIKACDDIQTFKLVVKTIARKHGLHATFMPKPLFGVNGSGMHCNMSLFKGSENAFYDEGGELQLTETAYQFIAGILEHAQAFTAITNPTVNSYKRLVPGYEAPSYVAWSAKNRSPLIRIPASRGMSTRVEVRSVDPSANPYLAMAVMLAAGLDGIKKGLKAPAPINRNIYVMSEAELEETGIKQLPSTLSEALKKFKSDEILYNALGEHISEHFIEAKEIEWDMFRTQVHPWEREQYLSQY, encoded by the coding sequence ATGGCTAAATATACAAAGGAAGATATTTTAAGACTTGCTGATGAGGAAAATGTTCGTTTTATTCGCCTACAATTTACAGACATGTTAGGAACGATTAAAAATGTAGAAATTCCTAAAGGTCAACTAGAAAAGGCGTTAGCAAACGAAATGATGTTTGATGGTTCTTCAATTGAAGGTTTCGTTCGTATTGAAGAGTCAGATATGAAGTTACACCCTGATCTTGATACATGGGTAGTATTCCCTTGGACAGCTGAAAAAGGTAAGGTTGCACGTTTAATTTGTGATGTGTACACACCTGAAGGTAAACCATTCGCAGGTGATCCACGTGGTATTTTGAAGAAGGTATTAAAAGAAGCTGAAGAAATGGGCTTCACAAGCTTTAACATTGGACCTGAGCCAGAATTCTTCTTATTCAAAAATGATGAGAAGGGCGAGCCTACACTTGAATTAAATGATAAAGGTGGTTACTTTGACTTAGCGCCTACTGACCTAGGTGAAAACTGCCGACGTGATATTGTGTTAGAGCTTGAAGACATGGGATTTGAAATTGAAGCTTCTCACCATGAGGTTGCTCCAGGTCAACATGAAATTGACTTTAAATATGCAAATGCAATTAAAGCATGTGACGATATCCAAACGTTCAAACTTGTCGTTAAAACAATTGCACGTAAGCACGGTTTACACGCAACATTTATGCCAAAACCATTATTCGGAGTGAACGGATCTGGTATGCACTGTAACATGTCATTATTCAAAGGAAGCGAAAATGCATTCTATGATGAGGGTGGCGAACTTCAATTAACAGAAACAGCTTACCAATTCATCGCTGGTATTCTTGAGCATGCTCAAGCATTTACAGCAATCACAAATCCAACGGTTAACTCATACAAACGTTTAGTACCAGGATATGAGGCACCATCTTATGTAGCATGGTCAGCGAAAAACCGTAGCCCATTAATCCGTATTCCAGCATCTCGTGGAATGAGCACACGTGTTGAAGTACGTAGTGTTGATCCATCTGCAAACCCATACCTTGCAATGGCAGTTATGCTTGCAGCAGGTCTTGATGGAATCAAAAAAGGCTTAAAAGCACCTGCTCCAATCAACCGTAACATCTATGTAATGAGTGAAGCAGAGCTTGAAGAAACTGGTATCAAACAATTACCATCAACTTTATCTGAAGCATTGAAGAAGTTCAAATCAGATGAGATCCTATACAATGCACTTGGTGAACACATCTCTGAACACTTCATTGAAGCGAAAGAAATCGAATGGGATATGTTCCGCACACAAGTACATCCATGGGAGAGAGAGCAATATTTATCTCAATATTAA